DNA from Streptomyces sp. NBC_01476:
GACCCGCGAGGAGCAGCGGATGCTCATCGCCGACGTCCGGGCCGAGGGGGTGGACCGGGAGTTCTGGCACGTCTGGCCGGAGGGCACGGACGACCGCGACAGCTCTGGCGGCTCGGACAGCGAGGGGGGCGGCGGGTCCGCCTTCCCGCTCGGGCTCTGCCCGCTGGCCGGTACCGACACCTTCCAGCTGACGCAGCCGCTGCCGGCCGGCGCGCCCGTGCCGGAGGCGACGCCCGGGAGTCTCCAGCGGATGCTGGACGCGGCGGCGGGCCCGGGCCGGATCCGGCTGACCGAGGTGCTCTGGCACTCCCTGTTCCGCGCCAACATCCGGATGGCGGAGCACTTCCGCGCCGGACGGGTCTTCCTCGTCGGTGACGCGGCCCATGTGCACTCGCCGGCCGGCGGCCAGGGCCTCAACACCAGCGTCCAGGACGCGTACAACCTCGGCTGGAAGCTCGCCGCCGTCGTCGCGGGCGCGCCCGCCGGGCTGCTGGACACCTACGAGGAGGAGCGGCTGCCGGTCGCCGCGGCGGTGCTGGGGATCAGTACGAAGCTGCACGACAAGGGGGTGGCGGGTGCGGCGGACGCCCACCGCCGTGACGATCCGGCGCTCCACCAGCTCGGCCTCGGTTACCGCGCCAGCAGCCTGAGCCGCGAGGAACGGGCGGAGCCCGGGGCGGTGCGGGCCGGCGACCGCGCCCCCGACGCCCCGGGCAAGGGCGAGCGGGGGGAGACGGTCCGCCTCTTCGACCTCTTCCGCGGCCCGCACGCCACGCTGCTGGCGTTCGGCCCGCGGGCGGCCGGGGTGGCGGCGTCACTGGCCGGGCACGACGGACTCCGTACGGTGGCGGTCCAGGCCGCGGGCGAGACGGCGCCCGGCGGGGTCATCCCGTTCACCGACGCGGAAGGCCATGCCCGCCGCGACTACGGCCTCGCGGACACCCCGGACGCGGACGTCCTCCTGCTGGTCCGCCCGGACGGCTACCTCGCCCTCGCCCTCGACGCCACCCCCCAAGCCGCCGCCCGCATCCGCACCTGCCTGCCCCCGATCACCGCCCGCGCCTGACACGTACGCGCGCCTCTTGCCGCGCCTGACCGGGACGCGCGCTTCCGCTCGTTGGCCACCGCCGGCGCCTGGCGCGTGCACGCGCTTCCGGTCGCGCCTGACCGGGACGTGCCCTCCCGGTCGTCGGTCACCGCCGGCGACTGGCGCGTGCGCACGCTTCTTGTCACGGCTCACCGCGTGCGCCGCGCGCGTGTCCTGGCCCCGGTCACCGCCGGCGACTGGCGCGTGCGCGCGCTTCCGGTCGTCGGTCGCCGTCCGCGTCTGAGCAGGGAGCGCGCCCCTGCCGTCCGCCGGGCCGGTTGGTCAGTGGGTGCTGTGGCCGAGGGGGTCGAGGTGGGCGGGGGTGGCGTCGTCGGACGTGGTGGATTCGCTCAGCGAGCGCCAGCGCTCGTCCTCGGCGAGCAGCGCGCGGCCGGCCGCGGTGGCGTACGCGTAGGCGTCGACGCCGACCAGCAGCCGCAGCGGGGGCTCGTCGAGCGCCACCACGTCGAGCACCAGCCGGGCTACTTTCGCCGGGTCGCTGGCGGCCGTCGACTCGCCGTCGTGCAGCGCGGCCATCACACCGACGGTGGCCGCGTACTCCGGCCGTACCGGGTCGACCCGCATCGAGGACCCGGCCCAGTCGGTCGCCATGCCGCCCGGTTCGAGCACCGTGACCTTGATGCCGAGCGGGCCGACCTCCGCGGCGAGGACCGAGGAGAAGCCGCCGACCGCCCACTTCGCGGACTGGTACGCCGACAGCCCGGGGGTCGCCAGCCGGCCGCCGACCGAGGAGACCTGGATGATGTGCCCCGACCCCTGCTCGCGCAGCACGGGGAGGGCGGCCTGGGTGAGCCGGACGACGCCGAAGAGATTGGTGTCCACCTGCGCCCGGAAGTCGTCGAAGCCGGCGTCCTCCACCGAGGAGACATTCGCGTAC
Protein-coding regions in this window:
- a CDS encoding FAD-dependent monooxygenase, whose amino-acid sequence is MDAAPTTQDRPAVLIAGAGPAGLVLACELARRGIAYRLIDRDERYFAGARGKGLQPRTQEVFDDLGLAERIREQGGPYPAMRAYRGEEVVWEGRMDEIREPTPGVPYPNAWMLPQWRTGALLRERLAELGGAPVELGTELLSFTQDEDGVSAVVRRQGRDERIRAGYLVGADGGHSAVRRALGIGFAGQTREEQRMLIADVRAEGVDREFWHVWPEGTDDRDSSGGSDSEGGGGSAFPLGLCPLAGTDTFQLTQPLPAGAPVPEATPGSLQRMLDAAAGPGRIRLTEVLWHSLFRANIRMAEHFRAGRVFLVGDAAHVHSPAGGQGLNTSVQDAYNLGWKLAAVVAGAPAGLLDTYEEERLPVAAAVLGISTKLHDKGVAGAADAHRRDDPALHQLGLGYRASSLSREERAEPGAVRAGDRAPDAPGKGERGETVRLFDLFRGPHATLLAFGPRAAGVAASLAGHDGLRTVAVQAAGETAPGGVIPFTDAEGHARRDYGLADTPDADVLLLVRPDGYLALALDATPQAAARIRTCLPPITARA
- a CDS encoding SDR family NAD(P)-dependent oxidoreductase; this encodes MSSVFLVSGASRGLGREIVRAAARAGHQVVAGARSPESLDDLVAEYGDRIAVVPLDVTDQEQVTAAVRTAVDRFGRLDVLVNNAGYANVSSVEDAGFDDFRAQVDTNLFGVVRLTQAALPVLREQGSGHIIQVSSVGGRLATPGLSAYQSAKWAVGGFSSVLAAEVGPLGIKVTVLEPGGMATDWAGSSMRVDPVRPEYAATVGVMAALHDGESTAASDPAKVARLVLDVVALDEPPLRLLVGVDAYAYATAAGRALLAEDERWRSLSESTTSDDATPAHLDPLGHSTH